TGGCCGCGTTTCTGGCCGTGCTCCCATTTTTTGGAATCCTGTTGTATTATAAAAATCTCTATCCCGAAATTTTTGCCCATGCGGCTTTCCTGTATTTGCTGATCCTGATCCGCGAATTGGTGAAAGACCTCGAAAACCTGACTGGTGATTTTGTAAGTGATTACCGGACGATCCCTATTCTTTATGGGGAAAAAACAGCGAAGAAAGTCATTACGACCTTAACGCTTTTAACGGTTATACCCGTTTATTTTCTGATAGAAGTATACCATGTGGGCTACATGGATATTTATTTTTATGCCAGCCTGCTGATGCTGCTTTTTTTCCTTTTCCAGCTTCGGAAATCGAATACAAAAAGCGACTATATCCAATTGCACAACCTGCTTAAATTTATTATTGTAGCCGGAGTATTCAGTATTGTGCTTATCGATCCAATTGTCCTGATCCGGGGACGAAACATACTTTTGATGGTGTGTTACTAATTGAAAATCATTACAATATCCGTTTTTATACTGTTTTGGAAAAGGCTCAGCCCGCCAGTAATGGGCTAATCGTACGATAGTTGCCTAAAAATGCAATAATCTAACAATCAACCGATCCAAATACCTATCTTTGCATCAAATTATCAAAATTTATGAATAAGAAAGAAGGCAGCAGCAGAAACAGTTCTTCGGGACGGCCGGGAGGCGAGAGAAAAAGCAGTTCAAAATCGAAGCCTGCCCTGAACAAAAGATCGCAAAAACCTAAAAAAGCGACTGACAAGCCCAAAGCGGCGGCTGCAGCAGATGCAGAAAAAAAAGTTCCTAAACCGAATCAGGCACCTAAAAGGATTAAAAATCCGGATGAGATGCGTCTGAATAAATATATTTCCAATTCCGGGGTGTGTTCACGCCGTGATGCCGATATCTACATTCAGTCCGGAAACGTAAAGGTAAACGGTATACCAGTAACCGAAATGGGCTATCTGGTAAAACCGGGAGATGTGGTTAATTTTGACGGAGCAGTCCTGAATCCGGAACGTAAGGAGTACATACTGCTAAACAAACCGAAAAATTTTACTACCGCTATGGACGAAGCTAATGAATTCCGTAATGTTATGGAACTCGTTCGTGGAGCAACCAATTCAAAAATCCAGCCGGTAGGACGAATGGATAAGAATACAACCGGACTATTATTGTTTACCAATGATACCGATATGATTCGTAAATTCACTATGCCCAATCAGAAATCTTCTAAAATTTATCAGGTATCCCTGGATAAAAACCTGAAGTATGAAGACCTGGAGAAAATCTCTGGCGGTGTAGTATTGGATGGCCACCGATTGTTCGTGGAAGAAGTGAGTTATATTGATAACGAACCTAAAACCGAAATCGGCATCAAGTTACGTACTACAAATGTAAAAGTAGTTCGTGCGA
The Flavobacterium kingsejongi genome window above contains:
- a CDS encoding pseudouridine synthase, translating into MNKKEGSSRNSSSGRPGGERKSSSKSKPALNKRSQKPKKATDKPKAAAAADAEKKVPKPNQAPKRIKNPDEMRLNKYISNSGVCSRRDADIYIQSGNVKVNGIPVTEMGYLVKPGDVVNFDGAVLNPERKEYILLNKPKNFTTAMDEANEFRNVMELVRGATNSKIQPVGRMDKNTTGLLLFTNDTDMIRKFTMPNQKSSKIYQVSLDKNLKYEDLEKISGGVVLDGHRLFVEEVSYIDNEPKTEIGIKLRTTNVKVVRAIFENFKYDVLRIDRVSYAGLTKKNLPRGNWRFLTDQEVINLKNI
- a CDS encoding geranylgeranylglycerol-phosphate geranylgeranyltransferase, producing the protein MLSRKNKLLVMKIISLFSVVRGYNIPVIVLAQYLAAIFILAKDQRALNVILDGNLFIIVFATSLTIASGYIINSFYDSQKDLINRPKKTMLDRLVSQKTKISVYFALNLMVTVIAFFVSFRAVLFFSAYIFLIWFYSHKIKKISIVGNLMAAFLAVLPFFGILLYYKNLYPEIFAHAAFLYLLILIRELVKDLENLTGDFVSDYRTIPILYGEKTAKKVITTLTLLTVIPVYFLIEVYHVGYMDIYFYASLLMLLFFLFQLRKSNTKSDYIQLHNLLKFIIVAGVFSIVLIDPIVLIRGRNILLMVCY